ggagatgctcagagtattgtgcgtgactgcggccattgtcctactcattttcaaaaaaaaaaaaaacttgataaaaataataaaaataataaaaataaacctcctaAAAAAACACTTTGATCCAGACTTTCAATGCACCGCCCTCTGCTGTTTGAAAAGCGCCGATgcaacccccccccaacccctcacacgccccccaccccgcgctgCAACCTcctctaaaataaagtaaaataaaataataaataaaataaaataaaaaaataaagccccgCCGCCAATCACTCTGATCGACAACCAGATATACAAAAGCATACACATTCTATTCACATCCacttcagcctctgcctcccatgacctccaaggcacCCTTCGTTCGGTGTGTTTCCGTCTCCGGTCTCCCCcgtcccgccctgccccccccccacccgccccgccccgcccgcccctccctttGAGGAATGAATAGGAGGCATCtcagccactttcaggagaacATGAGacggagagagtgggggagagagggagagacagagagacagtgatgtgagagaatcgtggattggttgcctcccacaagcaccttGCCCAGAGCCAGGATAGAACCTGGTATGTGCAACCACCTATgcgcccttgacccggaatcccttgacccagaatggagCCCTCCGCTTTCCATTGCCTGACGCCACCTCtctcacctactgagccacaccagcagggcgccGTTTGTCTTTCAGTTGGATCTTGTCATGTATTTATACTTGAAGAGAGTATCGCCAGTTAAGGGTGCTTGCGCTGTTATGGTTTTCTGAGTTTTAGagccctctgtttctcttttattttcctgctctcttgtCCTGTATGTTGAGGACTTTCTGTAGTGCTCTGTTTGAGTTCCTTTCACTTGTTTCTCGTGTGCCTCCTGTAGACTTTTGGTGTGTGGTGACCTGGACTCCTGACTTAGGACAAATAAACAGCCTCTCCTCACATTGAGGCGATGGCCTCTCAGGTAACCCTGCCGGGCCTAGCGTCCCTCAAAGATGGCCcaagagcccgtcccgccctctgctggtcgagaaGCGCCAAtgcaagccaccctcctgcagccagagccaggtgcctggacttaACCGGAGCCAGGAAGGacaagcagggggcggggcacgctgtctgcaagaaggtcagggctgaagggtgctcatggatgccgacggaccattcaaatcaagaagtgtccgtgcgtgactgcggatttacacacacagacgcgcacacgcacacccacacacctacCCCACTCcgccctctccacctcccccacacacacacacgcgcgcgcgcgcgcgcgcgcgcacacacacacacacacacacacacacacacacacgcacgcacacgcacacgcacacatacacgggAGCACAAGTTCCGCTATCAAATGAGTGGCCCACCCCTAGGAGATTCACTGTGgctttttccttttggcttgtcCCCGTCCCACCCGAGCCTGTCTAAATATGTATTGTCCCTCTTCACTCCAGAAAATGGCGATGCCGCCCCGCAAGGCGTGGAGATGGAGCCCTGCCGGCCTCCTTGGgcacctgccccatctccctagtcctccccaaaccccaggaATCACTTCATCGGGCCGGTGGCGCCCTCTACTGGTCTTGGAGCGCCAAtgcaagcctccccccacccccaccccgcacccaccACCCGCACCCCATTCCGCAACcttctctggggaaggcagagccaggtgtCTGGACCTCCCAGGTGTGGGTAGAcccgaggggtgggggaaggtccaGCCGGGGGCGTTGTCTGCGAGAAGCCAGCTGTAGGACACTACACCCATACCCATTAGCGGTCACCTCCCTTTCTCAGTGCCCCTCCTTGTCCTCCCGCCCTAGCCCCTCCCGGTCACTGGTCACTCATCAAAGCGATGGAGCCAGTGTGGCGACTGTGAAGTTGTTCTTTGGGGCAGTAGGCACAAAGCTAATGAAACGGAGTCCTTGTAGGGTGGTGAAGGGAAGGGCCCTGAAGAACTCTGGAGGGCTGATCTGAGTCAGCCCTCCAACTGCTGATGCGCAGGTGAGGAGAGCACAAGGTCATTCAGCCATCCCTTCCAGAAGAAGTGATGGAGGCCTCGCTCAGACTCAGCTCCGCGGGGCCCCACAGacacaaatgcaataaaaataaataaataagtcagtaaACCCGCAACTGTGGTGTGTGTTCCATTGTTCACCCAATTTGTGGGCAAGTATCTCTATTTTCCCCCTGGTACAGGCCTGTCTCGGCGAGCATCAgggctttcattttccttcagtaCAGCATCGTTATCTTCCTCGTCTTCACCCtcacctgtttttatttcttctgaaggCGGTGGTGATTCCTTTGCTAGCTTTAGCACCATGTTTTCGAGATATTCTGGCAAACTTTTGAACTGCTGTTTGGTTGGCTGGAAGAAGTGAGGGCTTCTCCGTGCTAACAGTCTCAGGGCTCTCCAACCATAATTTGGATTGTTCACAACCTTATATTCATTTTCAATCATGCTTTCCGGGTCTGCCTGTTCAATGGCTtcttcaaagaattcctccaaagTTGGCAGATAGCCTGCTGGGTTTGACTTACAAGCTTCCATATTATCCGGGCAGGGATCCCAAAGGCTTGTTAACgcctccttccccttcagaaTCTTTTTGTTGGGCCCTTTCCCCAGGAAGTCCTCTGGTGCTGTTCTCTTTCGTACTGCTCTCCTCGGCTTAGTATCTGATGTTCTTTCCTTCACAAAACTTGGGCAGCCTTCATTTTTCCACGAGTTCCAGTTTTCCTCAGTGTTTAATATATGCTCTACCATCTTTGAAAATCTCTCTCCATCGGGTGGGTTTTCAGATAGCAGTTGATAAACCGATTTTGTGGTGCCTTCAATCCAGAGTGACTGCTCATCAGTTAAAACATCCTTTGAACTTTTGGATTTCACCTGTCCCTTGAGATGTTGGAATAAAATGAGATACTGCAGTAGAATGTGTCGGCGAAAGTTACTGTCACTCAGTTGTAAACCCAGCAACTTTTCACTTGTTAAAAATTTTGCAACGTATACAtgttctcctcctgtttttaattctCCCATCGTTTTTCTTGAGGCCTGAGTGTCATCTAATTTGTAATTCTTGAAAACAGCCAGGACTTCCTCTGAGTACGTGAGGAAAGTTTTCCATGAAATCTTCTCATAGCATTGCACAGGGTTCCTGAAGTAATCCTGAAGTGACCAGAACTTTCGATACAGGCTGTAATCCATTGGAATGGAGCAAGTTGTTGGAGCTTCGTCATCACCCATTTCACCTTTGTCGTCTACGTCCATTCCTTCTTCTCCGTCTTCAGCGTGCTTCTGACCCAAGGTGCTTTCCTGCTCATTGGTATTGAAAACGGtgacattttccagattaaaCCGACTCTGCAAGTTAAGACCGGATCTCTCAGATAAAGGGAAAAGCCTGGCCAAAAAGAGTTGAATTCGTGCACGCAAAACTgtgtgctgggattttgataatcTTCTTAAGAGATCATTGCACGTACGtagtaaataatttttcccaGCGGAATAGAATGTATTTGATCTCCAAGTAGCAACATTTCTCTCCACAAACGTGAATGTTGTGTCACACTGATCCAAAGGGAGACATTCCAAAACGTCTCCCAACAATACAGAAGGTGTAGATGCGGTGCAAATACCTTCAGTTACTCCCCCAATAGCAAgagaaataatagctaaaacaTTTTCACACGATGAAtggtttataatttcttcttgcaGAACACCTCTGAGAGCTTGGTCAagggtacattttttttcatcttcagttCCAGGTAACTGGCTGAAGGTATTCAACAATGgcttgatatttttgttgtt
This is a stretch of genomic DNA from Myotis daubentonii chromosome 4, mMyoDau2.1, whole genome shotgun sequence. It encodes these proteins:
- the LOC132232533 gene encoding LOW QUALITY PROTEIN: THO complex subunit 1-like (The sequence of the model RefSeq protein was modified relative to this genomic sequence to represent the inferred CDS: inserted 1 base in 1 codon), producing the protein MSPTWPRFSVPEARTRFTKSTREALNNKNIKPLLNTFSQLPGTEDEKKCTLDQALRGVLQEEIINHSSCENVLAIISLAIGGVTEGICTASTPSVLLGDVLECLPLDQCDTTFTFVERNVATWRSNTFYSAGKNYLLRTCNDLLRRLSKSQHTVLRARIQLFLARLFPLSERSGLNLQSRFNLENVTVFNTNEQESTLGQKHAEDGEEGMDVDDKGEMGDDEAPTTCSIPMDYSLYRKFWSLQDYFRNPVQCYEKISWKTFLTYSEEVLAVFKNYKLDDTQASRKTMGELKTGGEHVYVAKFLTSEKLLGLQLSDSNFRRHILLQYLILFQHLKGQVKSKSSKDVLTDEQSLWIEGTTKSVYQLLSENPPDGERFSKMVEHILNTEENWNSWKNEGCPSFVKERTSDTKPRRAVRKRTAPEDFLGKGPNKKILKGKEALTSLWDPCPDNMEACKSNPAGYLPTLEEFFEEAIEQADPESMIENEYKVVNNPNYGWRALRLLARRSPHFFQPTKQQFKSLPEYLENMVLKLAKESPPPSEEIKTGEGEDEEDNDAVLKENESPDARRDRPVPGXKIEILAHKLGEQWNTHHSSSGLPDN